The following nucleotide sequence is from Nitratidesulfovibrio termitidis HI1.
CCCTGCGCCACATGCGCATGCTGGTCACCAACGACACCGGCACCATGCATCTGGCCGCCGGGCTGGACGTGCCGGTGCTGGCCATCTTTCTGGCCACGGCCCAGCCGTGGGACACCGGCCCCTACCGGCAGGACTGTTGCTGCCTGGAACCCGCGCTGGACTGCCACCCCTGCCCGTTCGGCGCACCCTGCCCGCATGGCGAACGCTGCCGCAGGGTCATTTCCGCCACCACCGTGTTCGACCTGGCCCGTGCCCACCTGACCACCGGCCAGTGGCCGCAGCCGGAAACCCCATCCGACGCCACGTTCCCTGCCACAGCGGACGCAAATCCGGATGCCCACAGCGAGGCGCGGGTATGGCGCACCCTGCGCGAGCCGGATGCGGAGCTCGCAACCGGCGATGCCCCGACCATGACCATGCCCGGGCGCGGGTTCATGGACCTTGTCTCGCTGTCCGGCCACGAGGCGGAAGACCGCACCCGCTGGATACGCCTGCAACGCCATTTCTATCGTCAGTTTCTTGACCTGCCCCGGATGCAGCCCCCCGAGTCTACCGATGCCCGGCCTGCCCGGTCCATTCGGCCACCGCATGGACCCTGCGTGCTTTCCGAAGACCTGCGCGCCCGGGCCGCCGACGAACTGCATCAGGCCGACGCCCTGCTGCACCTCATGGGCGAACAGGGCGGCCTGCTCAGGGTGCGCCCCTCGGACATGGCCAAGTCGCGCTTCCTCGGCACCGTAAGCCGCGTGCAGGCCTTGTGGGACAACAGCGCACTGTTCAACGTGCTGGGCCACCTGTGGCTGTGCGAATCGCAGGGGGCGGGCGGCTCGCTGGATTCCGTGCTGGCCCTGGCGGCGGCCTATCGCGGGCTGGTGCGGGTCTGGCTGGACCACCTTTCCCCGTCGATCTGACCTTCCCTTTCCCGTTGCCGCGCGGGAGCGGTATCAGTACATGCCTGCCGGGGCGTGCTTCCCGCACTCTGGTCCGTTTTTTGCTTCAGCGCAGGCGGACGTGACAAATTTTCCCGGTGCCGGGATGCAGGAGGGAGACCCCATGATCGTTATTGATGGCCGCCAGGCCGATATCAAGCTGGAAAACTTCGCCAATCTCGAAGAAATCCTCGTCAAGGTGATGGAGGGCAGCTACCTCGAGAACCGCGTGGTGACCGACGTGCTCGTCAACGACGAGGCGTTTTCGGAAATCTACCCCCACCAGGCAGAGGACATCGAACAGCGCGACATCCGCTCCGTCGAGATCCGCAGCATGCCCGTGGGCGAAATGGCCGTGAACATCACCCGTGAACTGTACAAGGTGGTGCAGGTGATGACCGACGGCGCGCGCCAGGTGGCCGGGCTGTTCCGCCAGGCCGACGACGCCGAGGCGCTGGACATGTTCCAGGACCTGCTGGAAGTGACCCGTGACTTCATGGGCATGATCGGCGTGCTGCGCAACGAATTCTCGCTGCGGACCACCAAGGATTTCAGCGACAACGTGGAACGTTTTTCCGACCAGTTGGGCGAAATGACCGAAGTTCTCGAAAACGAGGACTGGATTCTGCTGGCCGACCTGCTGGAATACGAATTCCTGCCTGCCTGCGAAAACTGGAAGAAGGTCATCCAGGCCCTGCGCGAGGACATCCGTCAGGCCAGCAAGGGGTAGCAGCCATGGCCGACAGCCTTTCCCTGCTCGACATGGCTCTGCAACTGGGCGAGCGTGAACTGGGGGCCCTTGCCGCCGGTGACGTGGATGCCGCCGAATCCGCCTCGCGCGAGCGGGCGGAACTGGTGGAGATGGCCTGGAGCCGCCGCGACCCGGCAGCGCTGCATGATCTGCGCGCCAAGCTGCTGCGCTTGCAGTGCCTGCAAGGCCGACTGACCGAAGAGGCCCGCAGGCTGCACGAGAACATCCGCAGCCAGTTGCAGCAGACCCGCCGCGAATCGCAGCGCCTTACCGGCTACAGGCAGGCCACGCGCTCCACGCCGCTGACCATCACCCTGGGACGCGGACAGGTCTAGGGGCTGTTCTAAATTGCCTTTTCGCCCGTTGGCTAACCGACCCGAAGGGCGCGAAGCGTGCCCGTTAGGTGAGTTTGCGAACCTTACGGGCATCGTGCGCAACGCGGTCAAACTTCATCTGCCATCTCGGTCAAATACGATAAGAGTATATTCCCTCATGGCAGGCTTGTTTTCCTTGCCAGCGAACGAAAATCCTAATTTAGAAGCACCCCCTCAGGGCTGTCGATAACGGCACCGGATACGAACGAATCGGGGGCCGGATGCATCACGCATCCGGCCCCCGTTTGCCGTCTTGCGGGTACCGCCCCAGTTGCCGGTGCCGTTCGCTACCGTCCCAGCTCTCCGGCTGCTCGTGGCCCCTGCGGCCCCTGCCGACAGGGCCGCTCGCGACTTCCCTACTTTCGGCTGCCTGCGGCCCCTGCGGACCCTCCGGACCCTCCGGACAGGGCCGCCCGCATCCAGTCCGCGAACCCGTCAGCGGGCAGGGGCTTGCTGTAGTAGTAGCCCTGCACCTCGCGGCAGCCGTGGGCGCGCAGGAAGTCCAGCTGGTCGTCGGTCTCCACCCCTTCGGCCACCACATTCAGCGACAGGTTGCGGCCCATGGTGACGATGGTGGACACGATGGTGGCGTCGCCCTCGTCGCCGGGCACGTCGCGCACGAACGAACGGTCGATCTTGATGGTGTCGATGGGGAAATTCTTCAGGTAATACAGCGAGGAATGCCCGGTGCCGAAATCGTCGATGGCAATGGAGATGCCCTGCGCCGCCAGCCGCTCCAGAATGGCCACCGAGGTGGGCAGGTCGCGCATCATGGTGGTTTCGGTAATCTCCAGTTCCAGTTGCGAGGGCGGCAGTCCCGATTCGGCCAGGGCCGCCTGCACCCTGTCCAGCAGGTCCGGCTGGAACTGCCGGGCCGAAATGTTCACGGCAATGCGCAACGGGCCAAGCTCGTCGGTCCAGCGGCGGGTCTGGATGCACGCGTCGCGCAGCACCCGTTCACCCAGGGCCACCACAAGGCCGGTGTCTTCGGCCACGGGAATGAATTCCAGGGGCGGCACCAGGGTACCGTCGGGCCGGGCCCAGCGCACCAGGGCCTCCATGCCGGCCACCTGCCCGGTCACGATGTCCACGCGTGGCTGGTAGAACACCACGAACTCGTCGTTTTCCAGCCCCTTGCGAATGCTCTTTTCGATGGCCAGGCGCCGGGTCACGTCGTCGTTCATGGCCTGGGTGAAACGGCGAAAACGCGCGCCGCCCTGCTCCTTTGCGCGGTACATGGCTATTTCCGCGTTCTTCAGCAGGGTGGCCGGGTCGCGCCCGTCGTCGGGCGAAACGCTGATGCCGATGGACGGCATCACGTACAGTTCATGGTCGGCGGCGTTGAAGGGACGGGTGAACGCGTCCTGGATGCGGGTCGATTCCGCCTCGGCCGCCTCGCCGTCGCCTTCCGGCGACAACGGCAGCAGCATCACGAATTCGTCGCCGCCAAGGCGCGCCACCATGTCGCGCCGGGGGGCCATGCCCACCAGGCGGCCCGCCACGGCGCGCAGCAGTTCGTCGCCCACGGCATGGCCCAGGCTGTCGTTGACGGTCTTGAAATTGTCCATGTCCAGGTACAGCACCGCCAGCGGCGCGTCCGGCCCGCCCCGGAGAGCGTAGTCCTCCATGCGCTGGCGCAGCCCCATGCGGTTGGGCAGTCCGGTCAGTTCGTCATGGGTGGCCTGGTGGACGATCTGCGCTTCCTTGCGCTTCAGTTCGCTGACGTCGAGGAAAGTGCCCACCTCGCCCGCCCGGTGGCCGGTGCGGTCGCGGAAATAGCTTTTGTACAGCACCAGCACCCGGTCCTCGCCAGCGGCGTCGCGCATGTCGATCATGCACGAGTAGCCCGCGCCGTCATCGTCCACGGCATCCAGCCGCCGCCCGGATTCCTCGACCCGGCAGGCCAGTTCCTGCGGCAGTATCTCGTGCACCGAACGGCCCACGACGTCCTCGGGCGCGCGGCCGATCAGGCGGCTGAAGGCGCGGTTGCAGCCGATGTAGGTGCCTTCCAGCGTCTTGTAGAACACCGGGTTGGGCATGCCCTCCACCAGGGCCTCCAGGAACTGGTTCTTCTCCTGCAGCAGGGCCTGATACTCCACCAGCCGCTCGTTGGTCTCGCGCAGTTCGCGGGTGCGTTCCTGCACTTCCTGTTCGAGATGCTCGCGGTAGCGCTTGCGCTCCTCCAGCAGGCGGGCGCGCTCCAGCGCCTTGTTCACGGCGTGCTCCAACACGCGCATGTCGGTGACCGGCTTGGTCACGTAGTCCCACGCGCCGTGGCGCAGCGCCTCCACCGCCTCTTCCAGCACGCCCACGCCGGACACCACGATGACGGGCACCTCGGGTGCGTCCTGGCGCAGGCGTTCCAGCACTTCCATGCCCCCCATGACGGGCATGCGCAGATCCACCAGCACGAGGTCGGGCGCCTTTTCGGCAAACGCCTCGAGCCCGCGGCGGCCATTTTCCGCCTCGATCACGTCAAAGCCGCTGTCCTCGAGATAGGCGACCAGATTCGAGCGGACGTTGACGTCGTCGTCGATGGTCAGAATGCGGGGGGGCCGTTGGAGCATGGGGCGGCTGTTTCCTGTGGCTTGCGCTGATGTGGTTGGCGATATGTTGCATTCCAGATTGCCAAGCAGCGGGGAAATTATCCACAAAAAAATGCCTGGGGCGCGGCGGCGGGGTGACGGCTCTATGGCGATGCGGCCTTGTGGCGCAGGGCAACGACATGCGGGCCGCAGTTTGTGACGGCTGCCGGATATGCGGGGGGAGGCGGTGGGCGAACAGTGGCGCCCGTACCAGACTGTGCCTGCGCGGGACGCGCATGCGTTCATGCCCTGTAAAGCGGGGCCGAACGAAGCCGGGCGGGAGCCGGATTCGGGCGGATATTGAGCGCCCCCTGAGCGGGCTGCGGGCGGAACATGAGGCAGGACATGGGCCGGAACGGGGGTCGGAACGGGGGCCGGAGCAGGGGCAGGAAGGGGGCCGGAACGGGAGCCTGGCGCACCAGCACAGATCACCCGGAGAAAAGGCTGCACCGGAAGATACCCGAGCCATGAAGGCGGGCATGCGGCGACCCACCGTGTCGGCGGGCTGCGGGTGGGCTGTGC
It contains:
- a CDS encoding glycosyltransferase family 9 protein yields the protein MNLLLVNLTRFGDLLQTQPVVHGLRAQGHRVGLVCLENFAGAAELLEGVDHVAALPGSALLAGVQPGGDWRACTAGLMTWAERLRDAYAHDAVLNLTATLGGRLLARLLAGNGDDGNDKGPGGDLRGFGLDPFGFGVNADPWSAFLQASTRQRGCSPFNLVDLFRMAAGVGDVDPVYELRAPAPDALAEAGARLAQAAPPGHAGYVAMQLGASEERRRWPVAHFAALAARLWRELRLVPVLLGAGGERALGERLRAALAEDAGGGGAGGVGGTGTSGPVPCIDLIGATSLPQLAATLRHMRMLVTNDTGTMHLAAGLDVPVLAIFLATAQPWDTGPYRQDCCCLEPALDCHPCPFGAPCPHGERCRRVISATTVFDLARAHLTTGQWPQPETPSDATFPATADANPDAHSEARVWRTLREPDAELATGDAPTMTMPGRGFMDLVSLSGHEAEDRTRWIRLQRHFYRQFLDLPRMQPPESTDARPARSIRPPHGPCVLSEDLRARAADELHQADALLHLMGEQGGLLRVRPSDMAKSRFLGTVSRVQALWDNSALFNVLGHLWLCESQGAGGSLDSVLALAAAYRGLVRVWLDHLSPSI
- a CDS encoding EAL domain-containing response regulator, translating into MLQRPPRILTIDDDVNVRSNLVAYLEDSGFDVIEAENGRRGLEAFAEKAPDLVLVDLRMPVMGGMEVLERLRQDAPEVPVIVVSGVGVLEEAVEALRHGAWDYVTKPVTDMRVLEHAVNKALERARLLEERKRYREHLEQEVQERTRELRETNERLVEYQALLQEKNQFLEALVEGMPNPVFYKTLEGTYIGCNRAFSRLIGRAPEDVVGRSVHEILPQELACRVEESGRRLDAVDDDGAGYSCMIDMRDAAGEDRVLVLYKSYFRDRTGHRAGEVGTFLDVSELKRKEAQIVHQATHDELTGLPNRMGLRQRMEDYALRGGPDAPLAVLYLDMDNFKTVNDSLGHAVGDELLRAVAGRLVGMAPRRDMVARLGGDEFVMLLPLSPEGDGEAAEAESTRIQDAFTRPFNAADHELYVMPSIGISVSPDDGRDPATLLKNAEIAMYRAKEQGGARFRRFTQAMNDDVTRRLAIEKSIRKGLENDEFVVFYQPRVDIVTGQVAGMEALVRWARPDGTLVPPLEFIPVAEDTGLVVALGERVLRDACIQTRRWTDELGPLRIAVNISARQFQPDLLDRVQAALAESGLPPSQLELEITETTMMRDLPTSVAILERLAAQGISIAIDDFGTGHSSLYYLKNFPIDTIKIDRSFVRDVPGDEGDATIVSTIVTMGRNLSLNVVAEGVETDDQLDFLRAHGCREVQGYYYSKPLPADGFADWMRAALSGGSGGSAGAAGSRK